A window of Punica granatum isolate Tunisia-2019 chromosome 8, ASM765513v2, whole genome shotgun sequence genomic DNA:
ATGGTCACTCGGAGGTCTTAGGGAGctcattaattttctttctttctttctttttttcagttGTTCAGATGCTATGATCTAATGTCCCGGAGCAGCATGTCTTCCTAAGATCATTGAGTAAGTGTAGTTGTAGGGCTAAAGAAGAACACTATGCTTTTATCATGTGCAGGAGTGGACATTAAATAAGGTTCTTAAATTTGGATTTCTCACCCTATAAGTGACAATCTGACGTTCCCAcaattcattttatttgtttttcttcctTCCCTTTTCATCTCACGAAAATGTAGGACCAGCAGATTACTATTCAATTAGGCAAACTTTCCCTCTTACCATTAAGCAAGTTCACATCTTGTGCAGgatggaagacaaaggattTTACAAGAAGGCAACAGCAAAATGTACCCATTTCTGTTCAACTGCTACAAGCACATCTGTTCAATCTGTTTCTGGTCACTTGGTATTCTGCTTTTCTCTATTTCTGTGCCAAGGAAGCCTCAATATCTGCTTTATAAAAGCGCTTGATTGGTACAAGTTTCTTGAGTTCGCTTTTGGTCCTAAAGTTCAACAGTGAACATTTCTTTGGTGACATCACGGGACTTTCTGTGTTCCGGTGATTATTTTCGTTGAATTATGCAAAACTTTGCATTCTTGACTCTACATATTATCCTCTTGGACAATACACTACTCTATGGATACAATACAACTATGACCTCGCCAGTTCTACAGCAACCAACATAGATTTCCACCAATTTGCAAGCTCTATTAATAGATCATATTAATCTTTAGAAGTTTCAGCATCGCCTCTGGATTTGCCAGACTTCAGATTGTATGCTGTAGGCCTAGATATCATTTATATGCATGGTAACAAGCAAAGATGTAGTCATTTAGACTCACAGGCATTTCAATCCTCCCAATACGTACCATTCTCTCGAATTGTCTTCCCAATGTGAGCTCATTCTAATCAAATCCTGCCGGGCATAAGTCCAGGATCTCACATGTGAGCTCATTCTGATCATATCCAATGTCCTGCCAAACAATCTCACCGCTCCCAGAGAGTCAAGGATGATCTAAGCAGCGTCATCACATATACAAATGGACCAAGTCCTTGAAGATGTGAACTGCCAAGTTACTATGGAGGATGATCAACTCTTGACACAAACAAGGGCAAGTCAGTGCCTGTTCCTGTTTCAAGCAAACTGCAATAAGGAGGTCTCTCTATTGATGACCCATCATGAAATAGCTTGTCAAAGCTTACCCAGCAAATGAGAGTCACCTTGGAAGTAGAACTCGCCCAAGGCCGTAGTGCAGAAGAAAATCCATGACGAGTTCCTGTAGTCGGGCTGCAATGGCGGTTTAGTTGTTTAGGCAGCGCTGTCAAAGCCgactaataaagaaaaaatccaGAAAACCATATGGAAGAAACATATATTCTTAGAGAAATGGCAAGAAACCAGTGAAAAAGAGAGAGCTTCCTAAATGAGTGATGAAATGAAGCAGAATGTTTCCAGATGAAGttgtatatatagaatatttcCTCCTAGAATGCTCCACTGCTAAGGTGCTCTTAAGATGAGAATTTTCGAAATACTAGAAGGCGCTCAGAAGTTACGCATTCATAATTTACGGAGGTGCCTGAGCAACTATGTCATTTCGGACAACTCAAAATTTATAACAATGTTCACTGGTTCTGCAAGTTAGGATTCTTTTCAAGCCTTCATCCCTCATCATGCTCCTATATCCTAGAGACACCAGACGTGATTTTAAGACACTATAGAATTATACTGACTTCGAAATTCAGTTAAAAAGTCGGTTCCATCTGTACCATTACCCGCAAAGAAGGGCATTATTCTGTTCAGCTTGATTTAGATAGCAAGTATAACCATTAATTCGACGACATAGTAGAACAGTTTCAGTATCTTGTCGGGTTTCCAAGTCTAGCCCTTAATATACTTTGCATAGCTTGAGATATTCTCACTTCGACTAAAGGAAGTTCCAGCAACTGCGACACTGAGCAATAATCTGCCAAGGCTTCAATGAATCGCGACATCAAAAGCATCAAAAAATCAAATGGAAAAGCAAAATAAGTGGTTTGGGCTTCCATTTAAACCATACAGTACCTTAATTCTCCCGAAAAAAAGTTTGAAGCCAACTTGAATCCTAGGAAACTCGAAAATGAACTGCCATGGCTGATGGGGGTGTGATTCACAACTTTTGGGAGTACCCCCGTTCAGGGGTGCCCTGCTTGGTGGTAAAGGAAGGAGAAGCGGAATGAAAACCAAGCagcgaaaaaaagaaaaagaacaaaaccCCCTCTCTCACATGTAGCATGGATTGAGCTGGGGTTGAACACATTAGTCAGCCAAGTAATGGCCAAGACTGGCAAGGATCTCCATCATCGAAAGCTTATCATTAACCGATTGGACGACTGGCAAGGAtttccatttctctctttctccacGCATCAAGCCAAAGATTGAGCACTGATTGGATGGCTGCCTCACTTTCAAATGGAAACATCTATCTGGACTTGGAGTGGAGAATTTTCGATTTCCTAACTACTAAAGATGATACTAGTCATGTCAAACCTTTAGTATGTGTAGATGGTTGTACGAGAGATAATATAGCTAGTTTTGTTGAACCTCGTGTTAGGATGTCTTCTTACTTAGGTCGAAGAAAAATCTCAAATCTAAATTAGTTAGAACGtgttacccaaaaaaattagttgGAACTTATCGAACTTTCAGATACTAGATGGTCATTATTTTATCTTGAACAAAAAAGGGCGGAACGTCATGGTAGCTCGCTGTAGAAAACTGGTGTAGTCCAGATGGTCCCCTGATATGATAGAAAATGTTAGGTGAATTGTCTCTCACACAATTATTAGGATTAAATATTCAATGAGTGTTACTCCTATAATTTGAACGAGTAAtaactaattataatatttataaataagaatCTTTGGGACATATGTGCAATTTATCATTTACGTGTATTCTGATTGGATATTACTCAATCAAGTGACTGAAGCAACACACATTCAATATTTGCTCAATCATTAGAAGTTTGCATAGTGCATTTAATGAAGACAACTATCTAGTCTAATAATATAATTCCTTGCATCCTTGGACGAAAAGAATCAAACGATGACCTTGCCAATGGCTAAGAATTGAATCAACGGTAACGTCATTGCCCCAACTTGCCACGACTTGGAGTCATTGGATACGGACGGACGCCCAAAAAGGTTTGTCACGACAATAGCTAAGAGGACTTGATTGGAGAACGACCACTCTCTTCTCTCGGAATTTGTTTCATTTGAAATAGTCTCTAGCAGATACACCTTTCAAGCACATCCATCTcgtaaaagaaaatgatggaCCTATTACTATCAATAgcatttttctatatataactCCCCTACCCCTCCTGCCTCCAACAACAACCCCACACGCGCGCGcacatctatctatctatctttctatatatatatatatatatatatatatataaagttctTTTTCACCCTATTAAATATGCGTATAACAGTAAATGCCTCTATTATATAGAGGTAGAATAATAcatgttttaaaaaatcagTATGCTATATAGAAGTTGAATAATATtacttattattgtaattaaataaaatatatccaaaaaaaacattaaaaaagaattctAATCATTTATTGTTATTCTATAagtaatttctattttatcattaaataaatatacataattttacAGAAATGaagaattattaaattttactcaattaattttaataatcatttttagccctataaaagttaaattaaattatttctcATGGATGTGATTAGTCgttttatctaaaattattcaaatttacaaaacttaatatatgaaatatgagtgaggaaaaaaaatcgaatacttaatgttaaaattttatatcctctatgattattaatatttctttcattaattaaagttACGAATTTCgtatttttggattttataaTTACTTTCTTATTTGATAATTGAGATCATGTCTATGATATAGTCTACATGCATTATTTGCTTATGAGctcttaaattaatattatctagaatgagtatgaaatttattgtattaaagTGTATATAGTGTAAcaacatataaattaatattaataattatcttaTATCCATATTTcgaaataaattttcataataaattttcttgaaaaaatcCGGAGGAAGCACGGGTatctttttgaaaataaatcaatttgtgaaaattgaaaaaaataattaaaacagcaaaaaaggaaagaaaaggataGGGACAATAGAGCTCATTGGGTGGAGGGAATTCACCGGCCATAACCACCCCTCCTCCAAGGTCACCAGCGACTCAAACGACTCTAGCTACCTCAGAGGATGGATGgtcctccccccccccccccaaaaaaaaaaaaagaggattgCCGGTAATTTAATTGGTGGTAAGCTATATTGATGGTAATCTAGATTACTAGTAATCTTATCTAGCAATGCACCAAACGCAGCTGCAGCTAGGTATGCACAGGACTGCAAGAACTTGCACTTCTCGCTGCTATTCGAAAAGCACGTGCCTAGGGCCGGGTTACAGTTATGGCAAAAGGTCCACTCCCATATATGTATGCACAGGACTACAACAACTTGCACATCAATTATTGGACATATTGCTCCTTCAATCCATCACTTTCCATATTTTGTATTATTGGACTAAATAAGGTAACATCACCAGATTAAATTAACACGCAGATCACACCATTCAgtctttcttcctcctcttttaGAATCCGTTTCTCTCCTTGATCAGAGTCTAATCTGAGAGCCAAATGGCGGATATTGCAAGTACGGCCATTGGAACAGGCCTCACATGCTGGGTTCACACAGCCAAGCGCCGGAGATACATCCGGAGTCTTGGAGACAATCTCACTGCTCTCGAGACGAAGATGGATGAGCTAGGCCACATCTATGAAGATGTGGACCGACTCGTGGGGAGGGCAGAAGGAGAAGGGTGGATCCGCACGGGCCATGCGGCTGGCTGGTTGGAGAGGGTGGAAGCACTCCAGAAAGAAGCCAAAAAGACTGTCGCGGAGGGGAAGCAGATGATTGGGAGGAGTAGCCTCTGTGGTCTCGGTTTCAGCAACTGCAGTGCACGTTACGAGCAGTCAAAGCTTGCTGAGGAGAAGAAAGCCGATATAGAGACCGTATTGGCTCAAGGCTGTAACTTTCATGATAAGGATAAAGTTGCCTACGAGCCTGTTGATCTGATCCTCACAAGATCTCTCGGGGCTCTTAGCAGGAAGAAGGATGAGCTGCAAGATGTTTTTGAAACAGTCAAAGAACGAGTCGAGAGGGAGGAAAATCGGAACTCAGTGAGAACACCTGAAGTCCGTGGGTGGTTGGAGAGAGTCAAACTTCTTCTCGATAAAGAAGTGGGAGAAATTTTGGAGCAAGGAGGGCTGGAAATGGAGAAGGTTTGCCAGGGAGTGGTAGAGGATTCTCAGTCTCAAAGGTAAGAACTCAGCATATGCATTTAGTTTGTCCGAAGCATGATTTGAAGAGGGAGGGGACTTTCATTCTCAGAGGTAACAACTCAACATATAAGGCCGGTCATAGCTTCGTTTAGGATTTCAATGTGCATCAcattttgacttgagaacAGACCAGGTACTATGTTGAATAATATAACGATGCTTGCATATGTGATATTGTCTAGATACTTATAGGAAACATCGATAGTCAATATATGTACAATCATGGCCACAAACAGGCAATAAAATGGAAATGCCTTATGCACACATCAGCACTGTCAcggtaaaatatatatatatatatatacatacaattCGGACAGAATTACCATTCATGAGTTTTCTTAATATCAGAGTCTATCCAATTGAAACTGCAAAATGATGACGGCTGCTTCCTTCCCACTCCTCATCGTTTCATCATAGATCTTAAAGCATAGGAACCACTCTtaggtgtatatatatgtatagataaaCGTGAGAACTACAACGATATTCCTTGACTCTCAAGAATGTAATAATCCAGAGCTCGACTCCTTATCGAGTGGATTCCCTTGAAAGCAATTTGATGACTGCTCTGATTAACTACTCCTCTGATAGGCTTTCTATTGTTGTCAACAGGAACTGCACCAGCATATCAAGGAGCGCTGAAGAGAAGAGAGCTATCCTGGGAGGGCTGCTCGGAGAACGCCGTGGCTTCACTGAGTTAACCTGTAAGCCTGATGATCCTCTCATGGTTGAGATAACCCTTGAGCCCCCGGTGGGCATGAATTCCATGTTTGAGGAGGTATGGAATTGGGTTGAGGACGAATCTGTGAGGTGCATTGGGATATTCGGGATGGGTGGTGTTGGAAAGACCACCCTGCTGAACAAGGTCCCCAATCAATTCCTTCAAGTTAGCCATGATTATAACTTTGCACTCCGGGTTGTGTTGTCCAGGCCAGTTAATCTAGAAAAACTTCAGAAGGCCATCTGGGAAAAACTAAACCTCCCAGAAGATGAATGGGATCCCAGTGACAAAGAAAGCACAACATCTGCAATCCTAAAGTCGATGAAGGATAAGAACTTCTTGCTTTTTATGGATGATCTTTGGGATGCTATAGATCTTCTAATTGATCTTGGGATCCCTTGTCATGACcatcaaaacaaatgcaagatCATATTCACGACTCGATCGATGGAAGTTTGTAATCGCATGAAAGCTGACAAGAGGAAG
This region includes:
- the LOC116189264 gene encoding probable disease resistance protein At5g63020 isoform X3; this translates as MADIASTAIGTGLTCWVHTAKRRRYIRSLGDNLTALETKMDELGHIYEDVDRLVGRAEGEGWIRTGHAAGWLERVEALQKEAKKTVAEGKQMIGRSSLCGLGFSNCSARYEQSKLAEEKKADIETVLAQGCNFHDKDKVAYEPVDLILTRSLGALSRKKDELQDVFETVKERVEREENRNSVRTPEVRGWLERVKLLLDKEVGEILEQGGLEMEKVCQGVVEDSQSQRNCTSISRSAEEKRAILGGLLGERRGFTELTCKPDDPLMVEITLEPPVGMNSMFEEVWNWVEDESVRCIGIFGMGGVGKTTLLNKVPNQFLQVSHDYNFALRVVLSRPVNLEKLQKAIWEKLNLPEDEWDPSDKESTTSAILKSMKDKNFLLFMDDLWDAIDLLIDLGIPCHDHQNKCKIIFTTRSMEVCNRMKADKRKKVECLPPNDALQLFRQKLGEKTWIAHPGIPEITDTLVHECKYLPLALVTVARAMAGTTDLEDWMNAEKYLKRQVSKFTDMEEEVLKKLEFSYNCLPNEIHKRCFLYLSIFPEDHEIYEDDAIVLWIGEGFLDECDDVHEARTYGSEVFRKLRHACLVEFVRQSALHGETVKMHDLVREMCLWVYLEHGSKKKKVLVQEEVESFRMEGLKKWKDAERISLCLRVLDLSRNYYLQELPRSIWKLVNLRLDYLDNLERICRRALPFPALKEIKVQKCPKLKELPLNCDSAKNSLKVIEGEQEWLEGLKWDDPASMQVFSTKFVSCSNVMFF
- the LOC116189264 gene encoding probable disease resistance protein At5g63020 isoform X4 — its product is MADIASTAIGTGLTCWVHTAKRRRYIRSLGDNLTALETKMDELGHIYEDVDRLVGRAEGEGWIRTGHAAGWLERVEALQKEAKKTVAEGKQMIGRSSLCGLGFSNCSARYEQSKLAEEKKADIETVLAQGCNFHDKDKVAYEPVDLILTRSLGALSRKKDELQDVFETVKERVEREENRNSVRTPEVRGWLERVKLLLDKEVGEILEQGGLEMEKVCQGVVEDSQSQRNCTSISRSAEEKRAILGGLLGERRGFTELTCKPDDPLMVEITLEPPVGMNSMFEEVWNWVEDESVRCIGIFGMGGVGKTTLLNKVPNQFLQVSHDYNFALRVVLSRPVNLEKLQKAIWEKLNLPEDEWDPSDKESTTSAILKSMKDKNFLLFMDDLWDAIDLLIDLGIPCHDHQNKCKIIFTTRSMEVCNRMKADKRKKVECLPPNDALQLFRQKLGEKTWIAHPGIPEITDTLVHECKYLPLALVTVARAMAGTTDLEDWMNAEKYLKRQVSKFTDMEEEVLKKLEFSYNCLPNEIHKRCFLYLSIFPEDHEIYEDDAIVLWIGEGFLDECDDVHEARTYGSEVFRKLRHACLVEFVRQSALHGETVKMHDLVREMCLWVYLEHGSKKKKVLVQEEVESFRMEGLKKWKDAERISLWLDYLDNLERICRRALPFPALKEIKVQKCPKLKELPLNCDSAKNSLKVIEGEQEWLEGLKWDDPASMQVFSTKFVSCSNVMFF